One window of the Diospyros lotus cultivar Yz01 chromosome 12, ASM1463336v1, whole genome shotgun sequence genome contains the following:
- the LOC127787476 gene encoding uncharacterized protein LOC127787476 codes for MDCLVLPAAILKRRLSGYRHLSEESSGDSVTVVTGKERREFVVDPFVLEENPFRIMIDLLTKKGKKGIRVEMNSRGKRVIFVDVDTILFEHMLWLMNNDFSSFLQLNHLKEIIEFYAQDG; via the coding sequence ATGGACTGCTTAGTTCTGCCCGCGGCAATCCTGAAACGCCGGCTGTCGGGCTATCGGCATCTGTCCGAGGAATCTTCCGGTGATTCGGTGACGGTGGTGACCGGCAAGGAGCGAAGAGAGTTTGTGGTCGACCCATTTGTTCTGGAAGAAAACCCTTTTCGGATCATGATCGATTTGCTCAcgaagaaagggaagaagggAATTAGAGTTGAGATGAACAGTAGGGGAAAGAGGGTGATTTTCGTGGATGTGGATACCATCTTGTTCGAGCACATGCTTTGGTTGATGAACAATGATTTTTCTTCGTTTCTGCAGCTCAATCATCTCAAAGAgattattgaattttatgcTCAAGATGGCTAG